In one window of Arachis ipaensis cultivar K30076 chromosome B06, Araip1.1, whole genome shotgun sequence DNA:
- the LOC107647804 gene encoding protein LYK5, which yields MIVSFKYFIFQWNCHIHISYLMIFNICVNIVATYISISMETTIFPFTTLLIPLPSEPLSSSTIIVANDPPYDSTSPHAKTGSKGIELKILVIFNIVLAAILILSIMSSLVSLIGKISKRFIKAGKIHKRNGVISEDIPVEIASIDVNSSKLYKFEEIKDATENFSSRNRIKGSVFHSKFGNKRESFAVKRRISKGYASKEINLLRRINHFNLIKLQGYCENEDLFYLVFEFMENGSLREWLSSEENSFLHKSWSKRIQIALDIANGLQYLHNFTYPCYVHNGINSGNILLNKDLRAKIANFSLAEELLERRMIISSSSSHTSDDFYAFGVVLLELITGKECVTMPGLSREGIIMVSRIMMNNLIGKEHEEEKLSFFFDPRLIGNIERKSALMLVKLCLACLNQESESRPNMSEVVSTLWKTLSESHNNCWRKLSC from the coding sequence ATGATAGTTTCTTTTAAGTATTTTATATTTCAATGGAATTGTCATATTCACATATCATATCTTATGATATTTAATATTTGTGTTAATATTGTTGCAACATATATAAGTATTTCCATGGAAACTACAATTTTTCCATTCACAACTCTTCTGATTCCTTTGCCAAGTGAACCACTGAGTTCATCAACAATCATAGTTGCCAATGATCCACCATATGATTCTACTTCACCACATGCCAAAACCGGTTCCAAAGGGATCGAGTTAAAGATACTAGTAATATTCAATATAGTTCTTGCTGCTATATTGATTCTGAGCATCATGTCATCTCTAGTGTCTTTGATAGGAAAGATATCAAAAAGATTCATCAAGGCAGGCAAAATCCATAAGAGAAATGGCGTGATTTCAGAAGATATCCCCGTCGAAATAGCGAGCATTGATGTGAACTCTTCCAAATTGTACAAGTTTGAGGAAATCAAGGATGCTACCGAAAATTTCAGTTCAAGGAACAGAATCAAAGGTTCTGTATTTCACAGCAAATTCGGCAACAAAAGGGAAAGTTTTGCTGTCAAAAGAAGAATAAGTAAAGGGTATGCATCAAAGGAAATAAATTTGCTTAGAAGAATCAACCATTTCAACTTGATCAAGCTTCAAGGGTATTGTGAAAATGAAGATTTGTTCTATCTGGTGTTTGAATTCATGGAAAATGGATCCTTAAGAGAATGGCTTAGTAGTGAAGAAAACTCATTTTTGCATAAAAGTTGGTCAAAGAGGATTCAAATTGCTTTGGATATTGCAAATGGACTTcaatatcttcacaacttcacatATCCTTGTTATGTTCACAATGGTATTAACAGTGGAAACATTCTTCTAAACAAAGATCTAAGGGCAAAAATAGCAAATTTTTCTCTTGCAGAAGAATTATTAGAAAGGAGAATGATAATAAGTTCAAGTTCTTCTCACACTTCAGATGATTTTTATGCCTTTGGAGTGGTACTTTTGGAATTGATCACTGGCAAAGAATGTGTTACAATGCCTGGTTTATCAAGAGAAGGAATAATAATGGTTTCTAGGATCATGATGAATAATCTCATTGGCAAGGAGCATGAAGAAGAGAAGTTGAGTTTTTTCTTTGATCCAAGGCTCATTGGAAACATTGAGAGAAAAAGTGCTTTGATGCTAGTTAAGCTATGTTTAGCTTGCTTGAATCAAGAATCAGAAAGTAGACCAAACATGTCAGAGGTGGTCTCTACCTTGTGGAAAACACTTTCTGAGTCCCATAATAATTGTTGGAGAAAATTGTCATGTTGA